One Coregonus clupeaformis isolate EN_2021a chromosome 36, ASM2061545v1, whole genome shotgun sequence genomic window, ttacacgtggtctgcggttgtgaggccggttagacgtactgccaaattctctaaaacgatgttggaggcagtttatggtaaagaaattaacatcaAATGATCTatcaacagctctgttggacattgctgcagtcagcatgccagttgcatgctccctcaaaacttgaaacatctgtggcattgtgttgtgtaacaaaactgcacattttagagtggtcttgtattgtccccagcacaaggtgcacctgtgtaatgatcaggctgtttaatcagcttcttgatatgccacacctgtcaggtgaatggattatcttggcaaaggaaaaatgttcactaacagggatgtaaacaaatgtgtgcacaacatttatagaaataagctttttgtacatatggaacatttctgggatcttttatttcagctcatgaaacatgggaccaacactttacatgttgtgtttatatttttgttcagtatagataaatTATTCTTTTATAGATGTCATAGAAATGATGGAATGGCAGTCGCTGTGTATTTATTCTGTCAGACCGCTCCCTTTTACAGGCCTCTTCATTAGTGCTTTAAATGAACATTAATATATGTGTTAATTATATACAAAAGCCACACACTGTAATAATATTGGAAAGTGAGTGGATTGAGCGTCATGCATCAGTTTAACATTTTTGCAAGAATTTGTATTAAAATGTTTCTTGGATCATGATGTGTCATTCATTATACTTTAAGTTGATGTTGTTTTTCTCTGTGCCTGAAAGACCCATCAAAGTTCCGGTACAGtccagagagaatgaaaaaggtCTGCCAATCAGACGAGTTTCCCAGAGAAGGTCGTCAGGGGCGACGACAGTCAGGTAAGCACCCAACTTTAGTCCTGTAACTCAAATCGGGTCTTCTATTGATGCGCAAACCCATTCGCTACTGTGTATGTGAAAGTACAGGGAAAATATATAgggagacatatatatatattatgacaCTAGCTTTAATCACATTTTGATCAGATTTGGCCAATGCTCAAATTGTGTGTCTGCTCAAATTGTGTGTCAGTCACGTAACTAACATTAACGGTAACTCACATGCTTTTTTAGCCTGGATTCAGATTTGGAACGATTTGTAGCTTTACGTGTCACATTTACGTAATTAAAACATTCTATCTCTCTGAAAAGGATTTCACAATGACCATCCATGTAGTTTTGAATCGTGATGAGGCGGGGACCGTCTGAAGTGTCTCCCTTTTGAGATGTGCTCAttgtctatttctctctctcagaacCAACCAAACAGATCCTGAAGAACACCAAAGGTAAGGATACGACACTTTCATCCCAGCCAATTTCATATGTCATCATCAGCCATTATTACACCTCCGAGAACCTTTTGTGACTGTTCAGAACTTACTTTTGCCTGTTGCATTTGTCTTGTAACGGATAGATTCAGCTTGAGAGGCATTCAAATGAGATTAGGAATTTGGGAAACACAAAACTAGATTCCCCCCCTCCTCTGTGTAGTAGTCACAGTTGGTAACCAAAGATGAAAGGGTTAGCTTGAGGAAATGCGCATCTCCTATGATGCTGGTGCAAATGGTGGATTCTATGTCTAGTATTTAGTATttgattaggatccccattacctCCTGTCAAGGCAGccgctgctcttcctggggtccaaacaggaacaGAACAACACgtcacaacaaaacaatagtcTACATCATTAATAAAACAATACGTCACACAAAGACATTGTGCACTATTCAAATGTACACTGCTCCACCAGTCTGTGATGAGGGACAATGGCACAGCAGGTGCTTCAAAGGAACTGTGGGTAGCAGGTAAAAGGAAAGCCCTTTTTGTCCGTGTTTTGAGGAGATTAAAGGCTAAGGTCTTCTCCCTCTGAAATTAGAGCATAAAAGCCCCTTGTTTAATAAAATTAGAGCATAAATGCCCCTTGGTTAATACAATTAGAGCATAAATGCCCCTTGGTTAATACAATTAGAGCATAAAAGCCCCTTGGTTAATAAAATTAGAGCATAAAAGCCCCTTGGTTGCTCCATCGAGTTTCGCTCCAGCTCTTTTCTAGCAGTCAAATGTGGTTTGGAGCGCCGATCAGTGTCTCTTGCCCATTAGATTGATTCAGACATTTTAGTGAAAAATGTTCCGTTAGGATTATCCATTTTATTTTCTCATGCACCTTGTGTGGTGTGAAAGTGAGCTAGGTTTGGGCATCACAAATGTCATATTCTCCATGTTTTAGTGTTAGCGTTAACAAATGGTCACCAATGTTAGTCACTGTAACAACGGGAATTCTGAAACGCTGCTGGTTGAAAAGGTGTAAGGCAAGCAATAGCATGGTCAAGGGTATTTTTTTCCCATTGCGAGCAAACTGATGGCGGATTGCAGAATTTGACAAATTAATTTTCTGAACTCAATATTAAGCTGTCAGTCATACGATACTTTGGGTCAGGTTTCGTCTAAGGAGATTAGACTCATTCATTGGTGAAGAGAACTCAATGTCATTTTCAGGGAGAAATCATAGTCATTGCGTGCATTTTTAATTTGGCTTATCATAGGCTTGTGTAATTACAGTTGACTGAATACTTTCCTCTTTGTCCTTTTATTAAACATCTGAAATATTTCTCTACCCCCTTTTGTTCACTTTTCCTATTATTGGCGGGGATCCTGCAGCCGTCCTCAAGGTAAGCCCAGAGTGATTCATTTTAAATTGTCCTTGATAACAAACTCTATTATACCGCTCTTACCTCTGCTCTCAGAGCCGAGCCGAGGGTAACTGCGGTTAATCATGTTGGTTAACATGCCCTTCAAAGATGGCTGACGTCATAGAAAGGAAAGGCTTTTTCCCAAATGAGAGGAAACGTACATCTGGAGATTGACATATTTCGTTTAGTGGGCTTAAATTGAGGAAATGTAATGACGAGGTATGGAcgatgtacatacagtggggagaacaagtatttgatacactgccgattttgcaggttttcctacttacaaagcatgtagaggtctgtaatttttatcataggtacacttcaactgtgagagacggaatctaaaaatccagaaaaacacattgtatgatttttaagtaattaatttgcattttattgcatgacataagtatttgatcacctaccaaccagtaataattccggctctcacagacctgttagtttttctttaagaagccctcctgttctccactcattacctgtattaactgcacatgtttgaactcgttacctgtataaaatacacctgtccacatactcaatcaaacagactccaacctctccacaatggccaagaccagagagctgtgtaaggacatcagggataaaattgtagacctgcacaaggctgggatgggctacaggacaataggcaagcagcttggtgaaaaggcaacaactgttggcgcaattattagaaaatggaagaagttcaagatgacggtcaatcaccctcggtctggggctccatgcaagatctcaccttgtgggccatcaatgatcatgaggaaggtgagggatcagcccagaactacacagcaggacctggtcaatgacctgaagagagctgggaccacagtctcaaagaaaaccattagtaacacactacgccgtcatggattaaaatcctgcagcgcacgcaaggtccccctgctcaagccagcgcatgtccaggcccgtctgaagtttgccaatgaccatctggatgatccagaggaggaatgggagaaggtcatgtggtctgatgagacaaaaatagagctttttggtctaaactccactcgccgtgtttggaggaagaagaaggatgagtacaaccccaagaacaccatcccaaccgtgaagcatggaggtggaaacatcattctttggggatgcttttctgcaaaggggacaggacgactgcaccgtattgaggggaggatagatggggccatgtatcgcgagatcttggccaacaacctcctttcctcagtaagagcattgaagatgggtcgtggctgggtcttccagcatgacaacgacccgaaacacacagccagggcaactaaggagtggctccgtaagaagcatctcaaggtcctggagtggcctagccagtctccagacctgaacccaatagaacatctttggagggagctgaatgtccatattgcccagcgacagccccgaaacctgaaggatctggagaagtcccaaaatccctgctgcagtgtgtgcaaacctggtcaagacctacagacaacgtttgatctctgtaattgcaaacaaaggtttctgtaccaaatattaagttctgcttttctgatgtatcaaatacttatgtcatgcaataaaatgcaaattaattacttaaaaatcatacaatgtgattttcttgatttttgttttagattccgtctctcacagttgacgtgtacctatgataaaaattacagacctctacatgctttgtaagtaggaaaacctgcaaaatcggcagtgtatcaaatacttgttctccccactgtacgacaTATTGCTGTACATCCATCCATGGGGTTGATATACATTTcctgggggaaaaaaacatatattttggaACTGGTTGCTTTCTCATGATTAGTTAGGTGGGGGAACTCTGAACGCAATGTGAAATGCATGTGTCAATTGGCAATCAATGTCTTATTCCTAGACACCCTAGTGGTCTTAATAGCACTGTCTGGGATTTACTCTAGCTCTATAATGTCACGACATGTGGGTATGAGACGATTTTGTAATAAGACTCATGTTTTCACACAATCCAGAGTATTTGCTGAGTGTGTGGAGATACCCAACAGGCTTTACTGAATAGGTCTTGAGGTGGTTCATCAGACAAAATGCATTGAGTGATCCAGGGAAATCTGTGTGACTTCACGCTACAGCACGCAGACAGCGAAGGGGCCCTACCAGACGACCCGCGCTCCATTCAGGCCGCCGCTAGTGTCAGCACCCTGGGCTCGAGCCTAGGCGAGTCCGAGGCTGAGAGGCCTAGcgtggaggaggaagaagaagaggaggatatgGGCCTTAGGAAGGACTCTCTTGAGAGGCTAAGCCCAAGTGACATTGAGGAGCCGAGGACAGGGTCAGCGTCCCACGAGGGCAGGGCGACCCTGGGGGAGGAATGTGACTCAGATGATATTCTGATGGAGGAAGACCAGGTAGAGGACTTTGCCAGTTCCATGCTGGCCGCCATCTCCTGTTGGCACTATAGAGCCAGGGCTTTGCTTTCCATGGGGGTCATAACGGTGAGACTCTAGCTGCCACCATCGGGTTTCCTTTTTCTTCTAAGCTTTGTAGCGAACCCCCCTCCAGTCCTCAGCTTGGCCACATTGGTCCACCCTAGTCCTAGCCCAAAGTCTTGTCAGTCATAACCTACTAATGTCTTGGATAACCCCTTGTCAATGCTATTCGCATCCTGCAAACGGCGACTGACTTTTGTGAATGACGCTCTGTCTAAGTTTGTATGTTCTTTGTCTCAATGCTTTCTACATTAGACTAATAGATGCATGATCTTCATACTCCTGGAGCACCTCTAATGCTGCTTCTGTAGTTTGGCTGTACTGGGTGCATGTTTGAGTGACTGCCAGTGCTGCAGAAACAAGGGGATGAATGGAACCTTATTCATTTCTATTTAACTGACAAAATGACCTTCGTTGTTTTGCTGCTATTTACAATGTCGTTATCATTGCCTCTTGTGAATCTCTCAATTAAAATGTAAGAAATAGGAACTAAAAAGGGTCGGCAACTGCCCTCATCTCTCAGTTTAGCCCAAACCTGGGCTCCAACTCCAATGTCTCACACTGACACTGATCCCAGGATAGGTACACACTAATAAAAGAGCAGTCACCCTTTCTGTTTGTGCTCTAAACTACTGACCAGTCCTGAAGGTGATGCATAGTGTCCTGGTTTTAAACCAGCTATGTCTCATCTCTAAAAACATCCCCTGGTATTTTCTTACTTGTCTGTTTTAATGATGCTGAACTAAAATGAGTGTTTACTGCTACTTGAGTGTCAGTCTGATATTAGCGGCGTCTGTTAACACAACACTGATTTGCATGTCTGCTGGGATTGGTCATGCATAGAGTGGGCCGTTGATAATGACGTTTGCTGATTCACAACCCAGGCTTTAGCTGGCTCTAATCCCCTTGCAAATGCATTACCGTCTGTATTTTCAGACTCAAATAATTAGTCCCATTCCTACCATGCACATCATCTCAAACAGATCGGTATCATGTTTCACTCTTATAATTAAAGTAATGTGAGACTATAGACCCCAGAGAGGGACGAAAAGAACAGGATTTATTGGCAATTTATACAATTTTATAAAAGCAATCTGGAAGACAAATATTGTATTACTGCTTATCAAGAAGCATTATCCCTGTCTTGGCTGAGGTTAGGAAGCTAATTGGCTGAGGTTAGGAAGCTAATTTTAAATATTTTAAACCTGGTTCTAAAATTCTCTACTGTTTTGTCTTGAAGGATGAAGAGGGAGACAACGTCATTGAGGAGAATGGGTGTTACAAAGAGAATGGGCATTCATCTGGTCCTGTGTTACAGTCGGGGACAGAGCAAAGCATCTCCATCGCGGAAAAGGTAAAGGAGTGTCAGAGCTGGTTGGTATTTGTGCTCCTCACTGTACCGTCTGAATCTGTGAAAAATCAAACATCATCTTGGGGATGGAGGGAAAACATGACTCATCTGCTGTCTACTCCACTTTCATCTGTCTCAAGTCTCTGGGACTTGAAGGATTGGGTTTGTCTTCACCGCTGTCTCTGCTCCAGCCAGTGCCGCTGACATTATTCAGTGACACATTGTGCCCATCTGTCTTGACTGATGTCTTCCATCGAAGGATGGCAGTGGAACTGGCCTGTCTGGGTCaatgtgcaccttcccatttacaccagagatctgtatataatgaagagGTGCACGTTTCTGCCCTAACAATGgcagtcgttgtcccaaaggcgggaaggcaggcgacaagtttaagtccaaaataagcccatagaaacgtatTGTGcatattttggacagattttagtGAGAGTAAACCTCtcacttcgcctcttcctctatgGTTTACACACACCAAACCCCTCCCCCCGCCTCTCACGCCAACAAAGTTGAAAGATCACTTTTTTctctctgacaagcggtttcaactcgctatttgcatttgaggtttggccCAACAGAGTCGGTAATATGGACACCAATTCACCTGGAGACATTaatttactgtaatagaggagaagttcccttttctaacgataccctttttatgtctcagcTACTCAAATTGCGCGCAGAGCAGACGCTACTAAAACGAGAGTATCAATGATTGATTCATTGATTCTGAAAAGTGAATGCTCAGTTTGTCATATTGGGGTACCATGTACCACGAACAGCCAAAtactgttatactagctgtctagtctgtgttttataaatgtgcaataagcataaaacacaattatataaggtattggcaactcgttctcattctgagaaataaggtaggccacttgatttcaacagctgaacaaagtggacaggcaaaaaaatatatataatagttggagacagacagaagggtgtgttcataacaattcaactgttcaaccttgttagcaaagaaatccaagttggctaaacttgaaagataaagattagctggctaatcACAAGCACGTgggcttgagagattgttgatgagacctgtgttaattttctatagcctaatgcctgctacaagaagttagtcattattagtgaatgtgcattatgcatggttctagaAAAATGTGTAACAAAAAAGGcaattttcatagacagacttgaaagctATATCAGTGattattcaaaaaaaaaaaagcaggttataataataataatatgccatttagcagacgcttttatccaaagcgacttacaggttaaactattttgataaaataataaaataatgaatgggtgttatggttgtggaaggcttatatttagcctaggtaaaacttcacaagccctgaattcattagattattgctgactgttttaaatggtcctctgtagctcagctggtagagcacggcgcttgtaacgccaaagtagtgggttcgatccccgggaccacccatacacaaaaaaatgtatgcacgcatgactgtaattcgctttggataaaagcgtctgctaaatggcatattattattattattttattattattattaaatgcagtgtatttgacctgtAATTGTACAATGATTATTTagagaaaacatttaaaaaatcgaGCTGTATATTGTGAATCGCTCATAAGTTTGAAAAAATGGAGATCTGATTTTCAGGCcgtatcgcccagccctaccacaaccccatcaaagttgcccatcacTGCTGTAGATGTTCAACATAAAAAGCACTACTTTCATGGAACAACCCAGGTACTGACACATTTTTAAAGATGCACATTTTGCAttgtttgttttcagtgtattttgaaAAAGACTTCACTTGTTTAGAGAGTTGATTTTTGCAGCAACAGAAAATCCCTCCGCCATTTCCTgattgcaaaaattctaatagtttgcctaatttcagtttgtgacaaaacaagcaatgcatagtgtagtgtagagaatcattgtaccatctaaaccgctgtgaaatatttgtattttcagctgtttgaagctggtgtacaaaaccaaaagtaaaatacGCAAAAGCGAAACTTCAGAACGGAAAGTATAGAAACAGCGCACATAGAAGacatctaccgcttcttagacttgctttcaatgagagaCAGATCTACAACTCAGATttgtatgtgaatttggtcgggtcgcccaaaaagttacatattgcagctttaaggatGGAGGTTGCTTTTGTGCTCTTACTTAGAATTACCCTTTTTCTCCAGGTTACTCAGGACAAGCCGCTGCTCCAGACCAAGACCTCTGCCTCGGAGTCCACTGAAAGGCCTAAGCCAGCCCCCTCGGACTCAGAGAAGGCTTCTGCCACTCCCCCCAAGGTCTGCACCACTCCCCCCAAGGTCTGCACCACTCCCCCCAAGGTCTGCACCACTCCCCCGAGGATGGAGGTACCAGAGCCTCAGAGGGACAAGGAGGACGCGATGGAGGAACAGGACGAGGCGTCGTCAGCATCTCAGTCAGATGACATAAAAACTTTGAGCAGTGCAGATTCttcagaagaagaggaggaagtagCAGCAGCACAGGAGAGCGGCCCCAGCAGCATTCTGCCTCCCTCCGTACTGAATCAAGCCAGTGCCATCGCAGAGCACTTCACCAACACCGCCAGGCGAGGCAGCACGGATGACGCCCGCTCCCTTGGCTGCTCCTCGCCACGCCTTCCCAGCCGTACTGGCAGCACCCTCAGCCTTGGCGGCGAAGCCAATGAACGCCCCCACTGGCTGAACAGCACCTGCTTCGAACCAACCCAGGACAACTTTGGCGGAACGGATCTGACTATGCTTTCTCCGAGGGACGACAGCCTCTTTGAGATCCACAGGAGGAGAGACTCTACCCTATCCAAGCAGGACCAGTTGCTCATTGACAAAATCAAAAGCTACTACGAGACTGCCGAGCACCAAGATGCCAACTTCAGCCTCAGGCGCAGGGAGAGCCTGACCTACATCCCTACTGGCCTTGTGAAGAACTCTGTCAGCTTGTTCAACAGTTCGGACGAGAGCCCTTGCGCAGAGAAAAGTGATGCGTCAGCCTTGGCCACTTCCTCTGCACCTCACCCTTCCACTTCAGAACCCGATTCATCAACAGCTCCAGACGCCTGGGACCGCATGACCTCCAGTGCATCATTTGACTCTCTGGAGTTGGAGAGAAGTAAGAAGCCTGAGGTGCTGGGTTCAGAGGCCGAGAGAAAGGACAGGTCTCTGAGTTTACAGGAGAGGCACATCCATGACGAGGAGTTCCGACCTTCATCTGAGATGATCAAGGTTTGGCAGGACATGGAGAAAAAGGGGAGTAGGTCCCAGGGAGAGGCCAGAGGCCCTGTGAAAGACCGAGAGGCTCAGCAGAAGACCTCTAGTGTTGCTGGTCCAAGCCTGTGCAGAAGGAGCCAGACTCCCAAGAAGAACTCTGAACCAGAGCCTGAAGATTCCTTTATGATACTGGAGGAAGCTAACCTGAGCACCATCACTGAAGAGTCCATGAGCCCTTCGCCCATCAAGAGAAAGGGGTTGGGGCTTGGCCGTACAGCGAGTTTGAGGGATCCCCGCAGATCCAGGATGGACGAGGGTAGGCTTTCCAGAGCCCCTATGCCCAGGGTCATCCAGTTGAGGgctgaggaaggggaggaggccaGCAAGGATCCTCAGTCGCCGGACGATGCGgagatggccaagaacaaagtgTTCCAGTTGGCCCGGCAGTACAGCCAGCGTATCAAGTGCACCACACCAGCTCCTAGGCAGCGAGATGTCCTGTTGGGCAAGAAAAACCTGCCCTGTGTGATCGAAGAGAAGCCAGAGAGCTCAGGTATGGAAGATGTGGAAGAGTGTTGTGTTTTTCTAAATGATGTGCACTCAGGTAGGGAAGATTCTTATTTGTCCCCAAGTGTTGTGCCTCAAGAAGTGTTGTGCTATTCTTTTTACCAAGTAGGGTTTGAACTAGTCCTAGCCTCGCTAGGAGGTGCTCTCCTATTAGCCTGGCAAATATCAGTGTCCAGTGATGGATAGGGCTGCCCACATTGGGGTGAAGAGTTGATGGAAGAGTTTATTGACAGATTGCTTAGCAAATCATACAGTTTTTATTTATGTGGCCTACGTAGTTTACATGCACACTGAACCAGTATTACTTCTATTTGGCAATACTCTGAGTAAGGCAGAGTAAAGTCTTAATTAGAGTAAGCTTACTCCGAGTAAAATAGGTTGAATATCGAGCTATTTTCCAGATTATTATAGGATTATTAGGACAAGTAAACGCCTTAATCGGAGTATTGCTCTTTCTCTGAATACTTTTCGGCAAACAAGCACACAGGAAAGCAACTTACTCCAGAAGAGAAGGCATTGGGTGAGTCAAGGTAGGATGATGAGTAGCTGGTTTTAGCAACGCTAATTAGTATTCTCCAGCCAATTTAGCTTGTTTGCTAAATTGTGTCGTTGGTATGTCATTGTCGTGGGTATATTAGCGGTCGTGACGGACATGAGACGGAGTCCCACTGTTGTCAATGCAGCCTACTACTTCGGCAGCGTGAGCAGTACAGCAGCACATAAAGCACGTATTTAGACTCTATTTTCCTGAAACCGACACAAGTCACTGAAGCTTCTGAAAAACTGGAAGAAATGTATTGCGCTGCCTTCGTAATATGCTGCCTGAGTAGCAGTCAAAAAAGTATGCTGACAGAACGCGAATGTGATGTTTGTAGTTCATTGTAGATTTGTCGTTACTCAGAATATTGTTTTACTCAGAGTATTCACAATAATCGTGaatattgtgtgcatgtaaacataacTGAAGATACCAAAACTACTACTAAGCAATATAGACCGCAGTGTCCCTTCGGAGCATTACAGTATGCCACACGggaatgccccccccccccccaaaaaggcACACCTTTTCAACTTATTCTGATTTTCTGACCCCCAGGTAATTCCTGTTAAGTCTTGTTTACATGGTGTGCTTTGTGTTTTACAGGTAAACCCAACTTGACGCTGCCCCTGCTCTCGTTTGATCGTATGAGCAATCTCCAGGAGTTGAGTCCTATAGCTATATCTCCCAACCCTGCTCAAACGCCTAGTTCTTTGGGCAGTCCCCGGGTCCTCTCTCCCGGCCGCACGCGCGCCAAGAGCCCACTCAGTCCTACGCCTACCGAAGCTTTCAACTGGCCCGATGTGCGAACACTTCGCTCCAAGTATGCCAGCTCAGACAAAGACCAATCCCAGCTGCCGCCAGTTAACCGAAGCCGCTCAGTTCCTGAGAGGATGGACAGCGGCCCCAAGAGGCGCTCAAGCTTCTGCTCCAGCTTAGTCACTGCTTGTGGTACGGTCGAGGCTCCGACACACAGACCCCACCTCAGCAGGGACCCTGGGCCTGGAGAGGGGTTGGCTAGGCTCCACCGGGCCGGGTCACTGGACCAGAGGCTGAGTGGGCTGCATCTGAATGAGCTGCAGAACCTCCAGGACGAAGTCCCTAATGGCAGTTACTACATCTCAGCACAGGCCACCATGCCCGATGACCACAGGGTCATTGTTGTGGAGAAGGTTCCGGAGCCTGAGCCAGAATGCACCTCTGCAGAACCGCTGGAGATGGTACTCAGGGCAAGGAGAGTAGAGGTGGTAGAGGACATAGATGATAGCTATGTCCAGATCCGTTCACCGACCACTAGAGAGAAAATCTCCATCATGGCTGTAATCGACCGCTGCCGGGCCTATCAGGAGTCTGATGAGTATAGGCAAAGGGAGGAGGGCGGGGCTAAGGCAGAGTCAGTCCCCTTGAGTGGGAGGGGCAAGGAACTTGACAAGGGTCCACCCTCAGATGAAA contains:
- the LOC121552524 gene encoding pleckstrin homology domain-containing family G member 3 isoform X2, giving the protein MPEGSHNATYEVPMGEESPRLSTASISSNERTPSATPSDCSDFPSAGQRPVSLVSTLSSGSGSSRDDSPALPPPGGSVPPTGDDIDLELSPPVGAGDQVRQQPDTADPSGEGLVSRGRKFDQFNNNNTATPSRAASARHTPPLSPFAANAMAPNPKITYLDRVVMEIIETERMYVRDLRSIVEDYLAHIIDQADLPIRPEQVCALFGNIEDIYEFNSELLQSLDMCDNDPVAIARCFVMKREYFEIYTQYCTNYPNSVAALTDCMRNKSLAKLFRERQASLKRSLPLGSYLLKPVQRILKYHLLLQEIAKHFDPEEEGYEVVEEAIYTMTGVAWYINDMKRKHEHAVRLQEVQSLLINWKGPDLTTYGELVLEGTFKVHRAKNERTLFLFDLMLLITRRRGEHYVYKTHISCSTLMLIESAKDSLCFSVTHYKHPKQPHTVQAKTVEERKLWAHHIKRIILENHQAIIPQKAKEAILEMDSIYPSKFRYSPERMKKVCQSDEFPREGRQGRRQSEPTKQILKNTKAVLKHADSEGALPDDPRSIQAAASVSTLGSSLGESEAERPSVEEEEEEEDMGLRKDSLERLSPSDIEEPRTGSASHEGRATLGEECDSDDILMEEDQVEDFASSMLAAISCWHYRARALLSMGVITDEEGDNVIEENGCYKENGHSSGPVLQSGTEQSISIAEKAVSPSPTTTPSKLPITAVDVQHKKHYFHGTTQVTQDKPLLQTKTSASESTERPKPAPSDSEKASATPPKVCTTPPKVCTTPPKVCTTPPRMEVPEPQRDKEDAMEEQDEASSASQSDDIKTLSSADSSEEEEEVAAAQESGPSSILPPSVLNQASAIAEHFTNTARRGSTDDARSLGCSSPRLPSRTGSTLSLGGEANERPHWLNSTCFEPTQDNFGGTDLTMLSPRDDSLFEIHRRRDSTLSKQDQLLIDKIKSYYETAEHQDANFSLRRRESLTYIPTGLVKNSVSLFNSSDESPCAEKSDASALATSSAPHPSTSEPDSSTAPDAWDRMTSSASFDSLELERSKKPEVLGSEAERKDRSLSLQERHIHDEEFRPSSEMIKVWQDMEKKGSRSQGEARGPVKDREAQQKTSSVAGPSLCRRSQTPKKNSEPEPEDSFMILEEANLSTITEESMSPSPIKRKGLGLGRTASLRDPRRSRMDEGRLSRAPMPRVIQLRAEEGEEASKDPQSPDDAEMAKNKVFQLARQYSQRIKCTTPAPRQRDVLLGKKNLPCVIEEKPESSGKPNLTLPLLSFDRMSNLQELSPIAISPNPAQTPSSLGSPRVLSPGRTRAKSPLSPTPTEAFNWPDVRTLRSKYASSDKDQSQLPPVNRSRSVPERMDSGPKRRSSFCSSLVTACGTVEAPTHRPHLSRDPGPGEGLARLHRAGSLDQRLSGLHLNELQNLQDEVPNGSYYISAQATMPDDHRVIVVEKVPEPEPECTSAEPLEMVLRARRVEVVEDIDDSYVQIRSPTTREKISIMAVIDRCRAYQESDEYRQREEGGAKAESVPLSGRGKELDKGPPSDEKLDDAQKTATNSVKKTDASQQNVVKNLRQKFLNLR
- the LOC121552524 gene encoding pleckstrin homology domain-containing family G member 3 isoform X1; this encodes MKWPGVGQSSGSVPSVCGQRKRAMSTLGRSKDRIWGVALRPGMEVATRRSAWEERRLLNGFNRRLTRWFESPRLSTASISSNERTPSATPSDCSDFPSAGQRPVSLVSTLSSGSGSSRDDSPALPPPGGSVPPTGDDIDLELSPPVGAGDQVRQQPDTADPSGEGLVSRGRKFDQFNNNNTATPSRAASARHTPPLSPFAANAMAPNPKITYLDRVVMEIIETERMYVRDLRSIVEDYLAHIIDQADLPIRPEQVCALFGNIEDIYEFNSELLQSLDMCDNDPVAIARCFVMKREYFEIYTQYCTNYPNSVAALTDCMRNKSLAKLFRERQASLKRSLPLGSYLLKPVQRILKYHLLLQEIAKHFDPEEEGYEVVEEAIYTMTGVAWYINDMKRKHEHAVRLQEVQSLLINWKGPDLTTYGELVLEGTFKVHRAKNERTLFLFDLMLLITRRRGEHYVYKTHISCSTLMLIESAKDSLCFSVTHYKHPKQPHTVQAKTVEERKLWAHHIKRIILENHQAIIPQKAKEAILEMDSIYPSKFRYSPERMKKVCQSDEFPREGRQGRRQSEPTKQILKNTKAVLKHADSEGALPDDPRSIQAAASVSTLGSSLGESEAERPSVEEEEEEEDMGLRKDSLERLSPSDIEEPRTGSASHEGRATLGEECDSDDILMEEDQVEDFASSMLAAISCWHYRARALLSMGVITDEEGDNVIEENGCYKENGHSSGPVLQSGTEQSISIAEKAVSPSPTTTPSKLPITAVDVQHKKHYFHGTTQVTQDKPLLQTKTSASESTERPKPAPSDSEKASATPPKVCTTPPKVCTTPPKVCTTPPRMEVPEPQRDKEDAMEEQDEASSASQSDDIKTLSSADSSEEEEEVAAAQESGPSSILPPSVLNQASAIAEHFTNTARRGSTDDARSLGCSSPRLPSRTGSTLSLGGEANERPHWLNSTCFEPTQDNFGGTDLTMLSPRDDSLFEIHRRRDSTLSKQDQLLIDKIKSYYETAEHQDANFSLRRRESLTYIPTGLVKNSVSLFNSSDESPCAEKSDASALATSSAPHPSTSEPDSSTAPDAWDRMTSSASFDSLELERSKKPEVLGSEAERKDRSLSLQERHIHDEEFRPSSEMIKVWQDMEKKGSRSQGEARGPVKDREAQQKTSSVAGPSLCRRSQTPKKNSEPEPEDSFMILEEANLSTITEESMSPSPIKRKGLGLGRTASLRDPRRSRMDEGRLSRAPMPRVIQLRAEEGEEASKDPQSPDDAEMAKNKVFQLARQYSQRIKCTTPAPRQRDVLLGKKNLPCVIEEKPESSGKPNLTLPLLSFDRMSNLQELSPIAISPNPAQTPSSLGSPRVLSPGRTRAKSPLSPTPTEAFNWPDVRTLRSKYASSDKDQSQLPPVNRSRSVPERMDSGPKRRSSFCSSLVTACGTVEAPTHRPHLSRDPGPGEGLARLHRAGSLDQRLSGLHLNELQNLQDEVPNGSYYISAQATMPDDHRVIVVEKVPEPEPECTSAEPLEMVLRARRVEVVEDIDDSYVQIRSPTTREKISIMAVIDRCRAYQESDEYRQREEGGAKAESVPLSGRGKELDKGPPSDEKLDDAQKTATNSVKKTDASQQNVVKNLRQKFLNLR